AAGGTTTTTACTACATCGACTATTTGATTATATCAACTTTACTGAGTACTTACCATGTGCTAGATAAGGATCTAAACTCTTTACATGAATCaactcattaaatcctcacaacaacctataCTTAAAATGTCCCATTTTAAGATGAGGACATCGGATCACAAGAGGAAACTTGCTCAAGAACACACAATGGTAAGACTGGGAATCAAATCCAAGTACTCTTGACTCCAAAGCTTGtgcttttgcaaaaaaaaatttttgtttcttttttgaaataacCACAAACTTACAGGAAAGTTGGAAGCATAATAGAAAGGACTATTTTTCCCCCTTgaatcatttgagagtaagttgatACTCTGTCTTCCCCAAATATGTTAGGATATACCTCTAACACACCAGGACACTCTCCTATGGGACCACAATATAGCCATTATTAGTAAAGGAACATTAATACATTATATTGTCTAATTCTCAGACCCTGTTCAGCTTTTGCCACTTGTCCCAAGAATGTCTTTCACAGCAAAAGGATTCTGTTCAGAATCACACATTGCATTTCGTTGTCATGTCTCTAGTTTCTGTCAGTCTGAAATGgtttcttttcttgactttcatgACCCTGACACTTTTAAAGATTAttagccagttattttgtagaacatccctcaatttgggtttcaTGTTTACTGAcaattagattcaggttatgcatctttggcaggaatcccacagaagtgatgttgcattcttctcattgtatcctaTCAGgtggtgctatggactgaattgtctcccaacaccaaattcatacgttgaagccctaactcccaatgtgattgtacttggaggcagggcctttaggaggtaattagggtgaagtggtataataagggtgggcccctaatctgataggattggtgaccttataagaagaggaagagagagatttttctctctcccacaaACACGCAGAAGAAAGGCCAGGTGTGGACAAAGAGACCACATGCAAGCCAGGAAAGAGCCCTCGCCAGAAACCGAATCCTGGTGgaactttgatcttggactttccattttcagaactgtgagaaaataagttccTGTTATTTAAGTagcctagtctgtggtattttcttatggcagcctgagcagactaagacagtggCGTACATTtcaatttgtcccattactgatgATGTTACTTGGATCATTAAAtgaaggtggtgtctgccagccTTTTCCATTATGCTCTACTTTGTAATTAAGTATTTTATGGGAAAGTGCTCTGAAACTACATCAATATCCTGTTGCTAATTAAACTCAATTTagtcattatttatttacatcttatGGAATCaagttttcctattttattcagtggTTTATAACTTGTTACTACCATTGTATTGTTGTGCCCTGTTTGATCAGTGGGAGCCCATCCAACCtggcttttgtgtttttttgactTGTCCCCATATTCTTTGGGTACCTCCTTGCTTTCTGGAACCACAGATGTTCCATGCTTAACTTTTATTAACCCTACCCCTGCCCAGCCATTTCCTCAAGAAGCCCTGGTAACTTTGAGTGAAAAATTGTGTTCAGCAGTCAATTTCTGGGCACTAATTGTTCTCATTACTATTGGGGTGAGCTGCTCCCAGGTCATCTCTGTGGACAGAGGTAGGATAcagatagattgatagatgaATACAGAGAGAGATAAATATAGATACAGGCATAGACACAACACACATATCCCTCTCTATTTCTAtatgtctatctatttatctagaaatttaaaagtctgacaatacAAAATGTTGATAACTATGCAACTGATATGTATTTCTGACATTCCACAATACACACACAACAGGTTTTCTTTAAGTTATTTTTGACCTAGAGTTATATTCCATTAGGGATGCAATcaatatagattttttaaaagttttcctacATACTAGAAATACACACTTAGAATGAAGACCTTATTTacaagtaatgaaaataaaataaatgcctggaaattaatttcataaatatgCAGGACCTATCTAAAGAAAACTATTAGACTTTACTGAGAAAATAAGTTATCTTAATAATAGAAAAACACATATAtatctgaaattgatttttgtgttggCAGAAGGTAAGATGCCTCCCAATAACAGTATAATATtgatgtctttccttttcttcttttggttggGAGAGGTAGGGGATAgcaaaaaggaaagtgaagacaGCAAATTACAACGGGGGATCTTATTAAAGGAGATGCTCAGATCCCATAAACAAGATGTCAGACAAAAGCTAAAAAGAGAGATATCAGTGCAAGAACCCCTGTAAAACTCATGGCCAATAGTCAGAAGGAACATAAGCTCTGATGTTTGGATTTACTTTAACTTTTCTGTGTTGTAGTTCTATTATTCTTAAGTAACAATGGTGCCTTTTGTGAACCCTGTTTTGAAATATAAAGGAAGAGTATTGTGCTAAAGTGAAGGATATagggagaagcagaaaagaaagagtgGAAGCAGCATGGAGAAACAGTTAACAAAAGGCCAACTGTGAAAACTGAAAAGACTTAGAATGCTACAGAGAACAAGCTGATGAGTGACAACCAGGAAACTGAAAACATTCCTCAGGGAATCTCAGAAACACCTGAGGTCTAAATTTCATACAGTAGAAATCATATGAAATACGCCCCCTTTCATTAGAAATCAGGGAAATtcaattaaagccacaatgaaatatccTTTTATTCCCTCTGCTTGCCAGAAATTTAAAAGTGTGACGATACCAAGTGTTAACAATGATAGGGAAAAACAGGAACTCTATTATACTGTGGGGCGGTGGGAAGGGGGCGGGGAGTACTAGTACAATCACTTTGGCACTATATAGCAAAGTTGAGGACATGCATACCTATGACCTCTTGCTCTACGGCATGCCCTAAAGAGAGTCTAAGTACAGCAGATTATATGTACAAAACGTTCACAGCAGTATTTTTTCCAATCAAAAGCCAGAAAGAATCCAAACATCCACTAACAGGAAGAATACATGAATGAATTGTGGTAGTCATGTGATGAAACACTATAcagcaataaaagagaataaagtacAGCTATATACATAAACTTGGATATATATCACAAATGTACTGTCCAGTGAAAAGAGAAAGctgcagaaaaaagcaaaacaaaaaacttcctgTGGCCATGGAAGAATGAAACATATAATTTGGCTAATAAAAGAAAGCGGGATCCCAGATAGCTAGAAAAtttggagacacacacacatatgtgatGGGATTACaggtgctttttcttttctttttttgtccggGCTCTCAACTCCACTGAGAGCATTCTCTTAGCAGTGACAGCCTTGAGCACACATTGCCATCTGTCAGCCCTCCACTATGCAGTGGTCAAGCAGTGGTGCCNNNNNNNNNNCCTGGAGTACTCTCTTCCCAGCTCTTGACACAACTGGCTCCTTCTTTCCTTGACCTGTCAGCTCAAATGTTCCCTTGGAGAGGCCTTGCCCCACCACCATTACAAGCAGATATTTTGTGAAACTCATCATGTCCCAAACTGACCACTTTATCCAGGCAGCAAGGATCAGCTCTAATAAAACTGTTTTGTGTACAACACATGAcattctgccctcaaggaacctTCCAGCAAAAGAAATTAGATGTTCATTCACCAACATCTCTAATTTTCCCAACCCTCTGAGTAAAGAATAGTGGTCCTTTCCCTGGCCTTGTTTGGAgaatttttctgagtgttttcaCCACtctaaacatttactgaatataaGAATGTCCAAGTTATTTCAGCAAATGAGAAATTCTTCCATAGACTAAGGACATAGGACCAACCCAAGATAGCTAATACTTTCTGGTGGGTGGCAGAGGGCTATTGTGCATTTCTGAACGGAGCGCCTCTCCAGTTTTTCGATTCCTGTGCTTCTCACCCCCAATTCTTCATAACCAAAACCACAAGGttctgccttccttttctcaCCTGTTGCCCAGGCACTCTCTGTACATCCTCAACCAGAGCCACAGCTTCCTCGCCATTTTCTGGACGCTGCTCCTTCACCCACGTCCGGATCTCCTCTGGTAAGATGCTCAGAACCTGCTCCATGATCAGCAGCTCCAGAATGTGCTCTTTTCAGTGTGTCTTAGGCCTCAGCCACTGACAACAGAGTTCCCAGAGTTTGCTAAAAGCTTCATTGGGGCCAGCTACCTTCTGGTAGCAGAACTGCCTAAAGTGCTGGCGGGAAGCTTCATAGTCAGGGCTTTTGCTATGAAGGGCTGATTTCTGTCCCTGTGTGGAGGTCTTGCTTGGGGATGGGTGTGCCTGGGGGCTCCTTGCTGCAGCCATAATTTGCTTCAATGAAGTGGCTCACTGGTTGCCACTTCCACTCAGGATTAGGTTCCATCACTTCTCATACCACTGGGAAACAGTTCTGCTGGATACCAGTGAAAGGAGTGTCTTTCTGGAATCAGAGACATGAGAGTGTCACAGATGTGCAAACTCACAGTTGAAAAAGGCTCAACTCTGAAGGGAGGTAAAGAGGTTGGAAAAAGGCAGCAAAAAACTATCCCATATTTCTTCACTCTGCtccttgtaatttatttctctccttttcttttactGCCTCCATAATCCAAGCAGAGGAGCCAAAGCACTAGAAATATCAAAAAACATAGTTTTCTCCCCAGCCAAATTCCTGTGTCTGCTGATGAATTCCCCAAATTAGTCCTTGTGGTGTAGCCAGCTGCTCCTTCTCATGTGCCCCACATTCCAGGTCCTGTCCctgttctcctctcccctcaagAGGCCCGCACCCACCTTCCCAATTGCTACCTTGTCTTAAGGAGAGAACAGCACACATGTGCCTCTAGATTAACCTCTTCACCAATATTATACCCTCTctgccaccacacacacacaatgtggcTGATAAATGATTGTTCTGGTTTCCTGTATGCGTTCATCTGCCAGCATTCCACCCCCACTTCTGAGTGCAGCAtcttcttcctttgtgaaagAGCCCCTCTCTATTCCATGGGCTCCTGTGGCGCTTTTCATTACCGTACCCTTCCCCACATCCCAGGAAGGGGCATCTGACATAGGCTGGGCCTGTCGGAATTCTCCTGTGAGACTTCACATACAGGTAGGGTGGGAGAAGTTCCAAATTTCCTGGGAATTGCTAAATTGGGAGGATGTAAGACTGGAGCTATCTGCAATTATGTCCCACTCTCCATTGCACTCCTCCACCTATGGGGTGAACCTGTTTATAGGagtaaaacaattatttttttacaaaatggaTTCAGGTTTCCTTTCTTCCAAAGCACCTGAACCGCCTTCACTTACATTCTTTTTACATTTCAATGGCTGGAGGAGCTAGAGATAGAGATGAAAGGCATGACTGTTAGCAGTCCTTTTTAACAGAAAAGCACGTCAGAGCTAGCTCCTCAGCACAAAGGCCAGGATTAGAACCTGTCCCCTTGCCTTACACATTTTCCTACATCCTGCACCTTACCTGGATGAAGAATTTAATGCTATTCTATTTTTATGCAGAAGGCGGAGCCTGCACTCCTCTTGATCCCTAAGATCCCACtcatagttaatttttaaatgctggtcTCTCAGAAATGTGTTTCTCTCCGGCGTTGATCCAAACACTCAGCGGAAAGCAGGATGAGAATGGGAGTGGGGCTGACTGACTTTTCACTCCGCAAGGATGCACTGAGTACTCCCAGTGCACTCAGTGCTAGGGTTAGGTACTGTGGCTGAAGCGGAGAGGGAAACAAGTGCGCACGCTCCCGCTGCAGCGACACAGGGATGAGACAAGCAGGGTCACAGGCCAGAGGGAGTCCGGGCTCGGACACAGGGATCGGGACCCTGCCTGGCGGTCTTCAGTGGGCCGGGGTCACCGGGACTAGGGGCCGCGCCGCAGGAAGGTGACCGTGGAGCGTGAGAGGGGCTCCCGGCCCTTGCCCAACCGCCCTGAAAAGACTCTCAGCGGCAAAGGGCTCCCAGGCCGGCGTGGGGTCCGGCCTCGAGGAAGCAGACCACTTACCGAAGGCGCACGCCCTCGACTCCGCCCAAACTCGCTCAGCCACCGGGGCGGAAGTTAGCGCCGCAAGCCCCGGCGCTAGCCCGCCTACTGCGCATGCTCGCAAGGCGTCCACCGAACTACAACTCCCGGGCTGCACTACGACGGCTGGCGCGGTTCTTCGCCAGCATCGACAGAGTCAGCAGCCAATAGACGAAAGAGAACGCTCTTGAGGAGCCAATCCCTCTGTGGAGGAGGCGGGCCCTCCCGCGGCGTAATTCCTAGGCAGCCAGTGGGAGTGTCCGCCACGAGCGGCttcggccccgcccccagccccggctCCTGGGTTCCGGGTCTCGGTCCCAAGAGAGGTGAGTGCGCTGCAGGTGGGCATCGGGTGCAGGGCAGTAGGCGACGCTACCGTCGTAGGTGTCCGCCGGGTCTCGCACCTGGCCACGAAGTTGCGCTGCCCGCCGAAGTGCCGCAGCTTCTCCAAGCCCCGGCCAGCTGGGGCGCGGAGCCGGAGCGGGGCGCCCTCGGAGGCCGGAAAGGCTGGGCCTGCCGAGCCTCGGTCTACCTTGCTCGCAAGCAGGAGGCTTTCGCTAACTCTCACCCCCCGGCGTCGCCGTGGCCCGCCTAGGCCCACCCTATAGCTCCTGGCAAGATGCTCCAGGTTGGTCTAAGCAAGATGCGGGAGAGTTGGTGCGGGCAACCTGTATGACAACTGGAACTTTTCCTAGTGGTTCCTGGCAGCCTGTTAGGTCGTATTGCGCATTTCCTCTGAGACCTTGTGTGCTTATCGCTGAAATAGAAGCAGTATTTTCCCCAGTTTCCTTTTAGAACGTTATGACTTTTCTCCTTTGCAAGGCAGTTCAGGAAACTGGCGGAAAGACAAACTCTTTCCACTCCCAGGAATTGTGTTGTCTTCAGGAGTTTGGGGTCAGGGCTAGCGAATGAGAAGGCCCTGTCTGCATCCTGTCCTCCCAGCATCCTCAGAGGAGCTTCATTTCTAGCATCCTTCTAGCATTTTCCAGGGCCATGATCCCCAAGGCTTGAGCTgtttacaaagaaagagaagctgtCTCGCGAGCCCCAAAATGGCAGCTAAGATGGAGATAACTTTGAGCTCGCAGTCCCACATTCAGGCTTCCTCCAAGCAAGAGAGACACATAATAACAAAGCTAGAAGAGAAACGGGGACCTGCTCTGCAGAAAGACTCCCCTGATCCTGAGCTGTCACGCCAGACCTTTAGACGGTTTTGTTATCAAGAGGTGTCTGGACCCCAAGAGGCACTCTCCCGGCTCCGACAGCTCTGCCGTCAGTGGCTGCAGCCCGAGGTGCACACCAAGGAGCAGATTTTGGAGCTACTGGTGCTGGAGCAGTTTCTGAACATCCTGCCGCCGGAGATCCAGGCTCGGGTCAGGCATCGATGTCCAATGAGCAGCAAGGAGATGGTGACCTTGGTGGAAGATTTTCACAGAGCAGCCAAGAGACCAAAGCAGTGGGTAAGGCAAGTCCTTTCTCATGGtccccaggatttttttttcatctagaTAGTGTTTGGTCTCTGGATCCCTCCCTAGTTAGACAGAGTCCAGAAACGGACCAGATGGCTTCAAACGTTGATTCTAGCCTCTAtttgggacccccccccccccgccggaAATGTAACAGGCTTTTAGAAAACTCAGCCACTGGCGCTCCAGTGAAGAAGTAGAGGATCAAGTAAGGTTCTTGAATCTTTGCTGATAGGTCCCCCCGACCCGTTCCTCAGGAAGTTTTCCTGCATTCAGGATTCTTAGCAGACAGGGTCATCCTGCTGGGTAGGAATTTGGTTTGAGGGGTACTTCATTGGACCTTGTTCCAGTGAAGCATCTTGCATATTGCCTCTGGATCGGGAAGTCACACCTCAGTTGGCCAGTATTCCTTCCAATCCCCACCCCCAAGTCAGACTCCACTTGGGGCCTAGACAGAAAGCAAACAGCCATGTGCTTTGGGAAACAGAAGCAATTAGGGAACAGGGGTGGGACAGTCCGCTTAGAGCCTTACTGTTACTGGAATTTTCTTACCAGGAGAGTCTTGGGCAGAACGATTAGAAAAGGGTGGTTTTTAACAGCCCCCACCATAGTGCTTCCCAGTCCTACAGGGCCTGTTTCCAGCAGAAGTAGGGAGGCGGTGGGCAGAGGTTGGGAATCTGCTGGGCCAGTGTCATAACCGACCCTGATATTTGTGCCTGCTCTCTGATGACTTTGACTCCAGGCCTTGAGAAAGGCCCAAGCTTTAGGGGCATCTACTCAGGAAGTATCGGCTGATTTGAAGCAGGCCCATTCTGGTCATTCTGTAtgtccttctctgcttcttttgaGAGTTTCGGTGGTCTCTATCAAAGTTGACCTCCAGGCCATTATCAAGAATTCCCAGGGTAAAGGGGTCATTACAGAGCAGTGAGAGGTCAAGCTGCCCTCAGTCATTCCTCAGCTATTCTCTAATGCATGGGGCTTGTTCCTAGGTGGCCGTTTGTATGCAGGGCCAGAAGGTACTCTTGGAAAAAACTGGATCTCAACTTGGAGAACAGGAACTGCCAGACTTTCAACTGCAAACTCCTCGGAGGTATCCCAGGGAGAGCTCTCTGGAGGAGCCTTCCCAGGCAGGATCTCAGGAGCCCCTGAGCCCCGATCACTGGGAAAaatccccactcctccaggaaccAACCCCCAAATTGGCTGGAACAGGTAAACACTCTgtgcctcttctctccttctcatcAGTCTGTTTTCTCCATCACAGCATCTTCTGGTTCTGAAAAGCCATAGACCAGATGTTAGGTTTTTTTGAACGCTGAATGTAATAGTAGATCTTTGTTGCCTAACAAATTTCACTAATTTGAATGGTAGCGATACAATACATGAGAAgtatgtttttatcattttatcttaATGACTATTTGACAATCCAGtgcacaactttttttttttttgcctacttTTCTGTCCCTTTCAGAGCTTCTTAGAGTGAAAACAGATCCATATTTGACCACTGATGAACTGCCATGCGAGCTGTGGCTGAGTTTCATCACTTAAAATGCTCCTATGTTTAGAAGGGGCTCAAGAATCTTCTCATTGAGAAAAAGCCCCACTCCATAttattttctgcctcttcctcctcctgtgccACTGTCTGCTTTAAACCCTTTGGTCCATTTCCCTGTCTGTCTCTGGCTTGGTGTCAGTATAATTGCTGGCCCTGCTCTACACGGTCCTGTGGTCTGTAAGACTGAATGACAGTAACACTGTGGCCAGTCTTGGAGATGCGAGAGCAGAATACAGCCAGCAGGTTAGAGAAGAGGGTTACAAGAAGACGAGAGCCTTGATTCCTTAAGATTTGCTACATTCAATGAAACACTTTGGTTTGATTATTCTCAGAACTCAGAAATAGAGAAGACCTGGAGCGTCCAGTAGAAAAGCATTATGCCCCTGGCTGAGGTCGTGCCCTGTAACCTATGGCCTTCATGG
This region of Equus quagga isolate Etosha38 chromosome 7, UCLA_HA_Equagga_1.0, whole genome shotgun sequence genomic DNA includes:
- the ZNF174 gene encoding zinc finger protein 174, with protein sequence MAAKMEITLSSQSHIQASSKQERHIITKLEEKRGPALQKDSPDPELSRQTFRRFCYQEVSGPQEALSRLRQLCRQWLQPEVHTKEQILELLVLEQFLNILPPEIQARVRHRCPMSSKEMVTLVEDFHRAAKRPKQWVAVCMQGQKVLLEKTGSQLGEQELPDFQLQTPRRYPRESSLEEPSQAGSQEPLSPDHWEKSPLLQEPTPKLAGTEAPRMKSDNKENPQQEGAKGAKPCALSAGRSKGNGLQSPEPRGANMSESRLSRRQVSPPNAQKPFAHYQRHCRELEYISSPLKSHTLRELRKGKGSKRSLSSHVQRLGHQLTRSVRKPYKCDDCGKSFTWNSELKRHKRVHTGERPYTCGECGNCFGRQSTLKLHQRIHTGEKPYQCGQCGKSFRQSSNLHQHHRLHHGD